The Anoplolepis gracilipes chromosome 5, ASM4749672v1, whole genome shotgun sequence region ttattgattaactttttatattatggaTTGAAAAGAATCTTACACATGTAAAGGCAAACTGTGCGGAAATTGTTGGTACATTATTGGACTGCATATaatgtcattatttaaaaaaatatatttttcaaactttttgaCAATTATCTATCAACAAAGAAGTACATAAAATAAGTGACGTGACCAATGcaatattctgtaattttggaaatttaaCATCAAATTCTGCtgcaaaattcattaaataataaaagaaggtTGAACAAGaagtattttaagaaatattttaaaattatcagacGAGTCTAAGATACTTCTAATTATGTCTTAGAAGTTGtaattatctgaaatatatCCAACATTGTTGTAAGAGAATTTTTGTCGATATGAAATTCAgtgattacaatatatttggttcttcaaaaaaacaaaaataatgaattttcttcatattctgcttctttgattatattttcggaaaattataaataagtaatttattttctttgtatcataagatcttttcttttaattaaaaaaatctcttctTGTATAATTaagacttatttttttattaaattatttttatatataaaatatataaatatgcgcatataaaattttattatagatatatataattgtgtataaacaaacaataagaaataaagagtAAACAGTGAATTAAGTTTCTCTCAACATACAACATTTTATCTTAgacaaaatcttattttatatttgatttttaatagattttttatttaataaaaattaatagaatatgaAATTGCCTTAACttgataaagatatataatataaaagattgttcGATAACaagcataattatttttttatttttcagaatattaaaGAATCAGATTATAAACGATCGGACGACCGTCCATAGTTACTCTCGACAGAGGTATAAGATACTCGCcggaaaatacaataataaaattaattcaagcaAAACTGAGGCATTTAATACGATCAACGAAGATCCAAAGAATATCTCCCCTCTTACAAATAATACTACTAACGATCAACCAATTGAATGTTTAACGTTTCAGATAAATACATTTCCTAAAACGCATTCATCTGACAAATCAATAAGTGACaagcagaaaaataaaaatacaaaggaCAAAGGTTTCAACCCTGCTAGACAGACGTCCGCAAATTGCGCGAAAGAAGTAAAGAACATCCCGAGAGAACACACTGCTGAGGTGAACGAATCTAACACGTGTCTGGAAAAGAATGTCAAACAGTCTAAAACAGGAAGAGTTGCATCCATCGATGATACGGCAACGATGATTTGCAAAGTCTGTAATAAAAAGTTGCCCTCGCGGAAAAGCTGTTGGGCTCATGTACGCATGCATAAGGGAGAGAAATCGTACACGTGCCACATCTGCGGTAAACAATTCATCCAGGGCGGTAGTCTATATTATCATCTGAAGCACGTGCACGACGGCGTGAAGAATCACGCTTGTGACATATGTGGCCGCAGCTTCGCTATGAAAACCGCCATGGAAGACCATCGACGAATCCATACCGGTGAACGTCCGTACGTGTGTCACACCTGTGGCAAGACATTCAAAACAAAAGCGTCcctttatatacacaataagACTCATACAGACGAGTTTCCGCATAAGTGCATCTATTGCGCCAAAAGATTCCGCTGGAAACAGCAAATGTTGAGTCACTTGACGATGCACACGGGTgagaaaaatcatatatgCGACATATGCGGCAAGGGTTTCGGCGTGAAGAACGACTTGACTAGACACAAACGTGTCCACTCTGAGGAAAAGCCGTATACGTGTCAGCAATGCGGCATCAGCTTCGGCCAGAAACGTTATCTCAAAAATCACGAACGCTTAAAATTAGGGATGTGCGGATATTCACAAGAATCAAGTCGAGCCGAGTCTGATTAATCTCGTTAAGTTTGTAGCATCATCATACAGATTGGAcgttattaatgaaatataaaaaagagaaaggataattataaatgtagattcaacaacaataatttaaaaatttgaacagTACAGACGCGTGTTGCGAGTATAAAGGcaggaaatta contains the following coding sequences:
- the LOC140665728 gene encoding uncharacterized protein isoform X2, with protein sequence MEPKNATMLESSGDDAILIETVKSIVTQRERNESETEDDFFLVSQDQGERYPGENVEETTSHKPETKEILAWIHLCRTCANTCDNLIPIFEGEGVEHDLPSKILKYLPIHISESDTLPLQLCHHCASTLLAWHELSEGCLIAEKKLLKIQETVQNKQQYYPASLDNFEVSTLVPTTTPTIVSNTTNLQPDQQIDMKNEVHGIEEIINNKSNRILKNQIINDRTTVHSYSRQRYKILAGKYNNKINSSKTEAFNTINEDPKNISPLTNNTTNDQPIECLTFQINTFPKTHSSDKSISDKQKNKNTKDKGFNPARQTSANCAKEVKNIPREHTAEVNESNTCLEKNVKQSKTGRVASIDDTATMICKVCNKKLPSRKSCWAHVRMHKGEKSYTCHICGKQFIQGGSLYYHLKHVHDGVKNHACDICGRSFAMKTAMEDHRRIHTGERPYVCHTCGKTFKTKASLYIHNKTHTDEFPHKCIYCAKRFRWKQQMLSHLTMHTGEKNHICDICGKGFGVKNDLTRHKRVHSEEKPYTCQQCGISFGQKRYLKNHERLKLGMCGYSQESSRAESD